One Desulfovibrio fairfieldensis genomic window carries:
- a CDS encoding glycosyltransferase family 2 protein produces the protein MCAHLAVVTWNRLALTRICLESLLARTPPGYTLTIVDNGSEDGSREYLQSLAAAHAHIRLKLLSRNMGVSVAANLAWDDAANDDFYIKLDNDVEILDPLWLERLTRLLAQNPQVGMAAYRLCDWHEPSRQPLVLRDGGEAELTTVCGGGCVCIPRAVYERLGFWNEGYGRYGHEDQDYSWRARKAGYALASVAAEGMVRHLGYAEGMVDADIERGKKTSNQSRLSGDTAYYLNLLLFDEGLLPLRMIRKYLPVEKEGRISFALNPAYRPVQKLLNTLARTVEVDASGELSRLDLSAWRQGASEYESES, from the coding sequence CGTATCTGCCTTGAAAGCCTGCTGGCCCGAACCCCGCCGGGCTATACGCTGACCATTGTGGACAACGGCAGTGAGGACGGCAGCCGGGAGTATCTGCAAAGCCTGGCCGCCGCCCATGCGCATATCCGCCTGAAGCTGCTTTCCCGCAATATGGGCGTCAGCGTGGCCGCCAATCTGGCCTGGGATGACGCGGCGAACGACGATTTTTACATCAAACTGGACAATGATGTGGAGATTCTGGATCCGCTCTGGTTGGAGCGGCTCACACGATTGCTGGCGCAAAATCCGCAGGTGGGCATGGCCGCCTACAGGCTCTGCGACTGGCATGAGCCCTCCCGTCAACCGCTTGTCCTGCGCGACGGCGGCGAAGCGGAACTGACCACGGTCTGCGGCGGGGGCTGCGTCTGTATTCCCCGCGCGGTATATGAGCGCCTGGGCTTCTGGAATGAAGGTTACGGCAGATACGGACATGAGGATCAGGATTACAGCTGGCGGGCACGAAAAGCCGGCTATGCGCTGGCTTCGGTCGCGGCCGAAGGCATGGTGCGCCATCTGGGCTATGCCGAGGGCATGGTGGACGCGGACATCGAGCGCGGCAAAAAAACGAGTAACCAGTCCCGCCTTTCCGGCGACACCGCCTATTATCTCAATCTGCTGCTGTTTGACGAAGGCCTGCTGCCGTTGCGGATGATCCGTAAATACCTGCCGGTGGAAAAGGAAGGCCGCATTTCCTTTGCGCTGAATCCCGCCTACCGGCCGGTGCAGAAGCTGCTGAACACCCTGGCCCGGACCGTCGAGGTGGACGCGTCGGGCGAGCTGTCCCGCCTGGACCTGAGCGCATGGCGGCAAGGAGCAAGCGAGTATGAATCCGAATCCTGA
- a CDS encoding class II aldolase/adducin family protein, with amino-acid sequence MNPNPEDLDVCVEDLRSVCRDAWQEGLLSGCNGNASRRLPAPRDGLLCVTRSGAAKGRLTARDCCLVDARTGEIHCGGPASSELSMHLELYRALPHCGAVLHSHPRRLLALSLVVADQEDFLRLPLFEADVWRARLGFAPALPPGGAELALAVADAARAVGADKAAGAAVWMAGHGLCCWGPNLADALCMSEELEHLAAVQLLALQKNRAGDSISF; translated from the coding sequence ATGAATCCGAATCCTGAGGACCTGGATGTCTGTGTGGAGGATCTGCGTTCCGTCTGCCGCGACGCATGGCAGGAGGGCTTGCTGTCGGGCTGTAACGGCAACGCCAGCCGCCGTCTGCCCGCGCCCCGCGACGGCCTGCTCTGTGTGACCCGCTCGGGCGCGGCCAAGGGCCGCCTGACGGCGCGGGACTGTTGCCTGGTGGACGCGCGGACCGGCGAAATACACTGCGGCGGCCCGGCTTCCTCGGAACTGAGCATGCATCTGGAACTGTACCGCGCCCTGCCCCATTGCGGAGCCGTGCTGCACAGCCATCCCCGCCGCCTGCTGGCCCTGAGCCTGGTTGTGGCTGATCAGGAGGATTTTCTGCGTCTGCCCCTGTTCGAGGCCGATGTCTGGCGGGCCCGCCTGGGCTTTGCGCCCGCCCTGCCGCCGGGCGGCGCGGAGCTGGCCCTGGCCGTTGCCGACGCCGCGCGCGCGGTGGGCGCGGACAAGGCTGCCGGGGCCGCAGTCTGGATGGCCGGACACGGCCTCTGCTGCTGGGGCCCGAACCTGGCCGACGCCCTGTGCATGAGCGAGGAGCTGGAACATCTGGCCGCCGTGCAATTGCTGGCCTTGCAAAAAAATCGGGCAGGCGATTCGATATCCTTTTAA
- a CDS encoding GNAT family N-acetyltransferase, producing MANDATVRAASFQQAAICWQEHCRWFDRQLNEAHPFYLGLFEDAACGYVRFTPCLDDADVMETSVAVHRAYRALGIGTRLLSLACRKLLAENEIASISAWVKRDNASSLRIFEKNGFRQTHSAIIENVEAVHFLYSTRI from the coding sequence TTGGCTAATGATGCCACAGTGCGCGCAGCCTCATTTCAACAAGCCGCGATTTGTTGGCAAGAACACTGCCGTTGGTTCGACCGGCAATTAAATGAAGCTCATCCCTTTTATCTCGGATTGTTCGAAGATGCGGCTTGTGGATATGTCCGCTTTACGCCATGTCTGGATGATGCCGACGTCATGGAAACTTCCGTCGCCGTTCACCGCGCATATCGTGCCTTGGGCATCGGCACGCGGCTCCTTTCCCTTGCATGCCGGAAATTGCTAGCGGAAAACGAAATAGCTAGCATCAGTGCATGGGTAAAACGCGACAATGCGTCTTCACTGCGTATCTTTGAAAAAAATGGATTTCGACAAACTCATAGCGCCATCATTGAGAATGTCGAAGCCGTGCATTTTCTCTACTCCACTCGAATATAG
- the hemW gene encoding radical SAM family heme chaperone HemW translates to MLVYIHVPFCRTRCRYCAFHSIPLGRGVEPAASPLLRDYLDTLLLELAHWGDRLGGTEVQTIFFGGGTPSLLPPRIVGIVLERLARCFTLSPKAEITLEANPESLRGSQSVPQYLAAGVNRLSIGIQSLDESMLRLLGRPHRAQDSLHAVFAAREAGCANINMDLMWGLPGQSVRQWMQTLKDAVRMSPDHISAYGLTLEPGTALELDCEEGRLALPPERDQNIMFMEGAAFLEASGYLHYEISNFARMGFQCRHNLGYWEGADYLGLGPSATSTIAGRRWTNPAGQRAWDARAREGSLGAEVENLTPTVRVLELIMLRLRTSRGMRLKAYREMTGRDFLRDHQRLIQALHENGLIRIRNGYLRLTRSGMLVSNSILSNLFERTETVLAQPLPPGAATRLPPAQAGGDEEPEVRAVVWPSA, encoded by the coding sequence ATGCTCGTTTATATCCACGTTCCCTTCTGCCGCACGCGCTGCCGCTACTGCGCCTTTCATTCCATCCCGCTAGGCCGTGGCGTGGAGCCCGCCGCGTCGCCCCTGCTGCGCGACTATCTGGACACCCTGCTGCTGGAGCTGGCCCATTGGGGCGACCGCCTGGGCGGAACCGAGGTGCAGACCATTTTTTTCGGCGGGGGCACGCCCAGCCTGCTGCCGCCGCGCATTGTGGGCATTGTGCTGGAACGTCTAGCCCGCTGTTTCACGCTCAGCCCCAAAGCTGAAATCACCCTGGAGGCCAATCCCGAATCCCTGCGGGGAAGCCAGAGCGTGCCGCAGTATCTGGCGGCGGGCGTGAACCGTTTGTCCATCGGCATCCAGAGCCTGGATGAAAGCATGCTGCGCCTGCTGGGACGGCCGCACAGGGCCCAGGACAGCCTGCACGCGGTGTTCGCGGCGCGTGAGGCGGGTTGCGCCAACATCAACATGGACCTGATGTGGGGCCTGCCCGGCCAGAGCGTGCGCCAGTGGATGCAAACCCTCAAGGACGCCGTGCGCATGAGCCCGGACCATATTTCCGCCTACGGCCTGACTCTGGAGCCGGGCACGGCGCTGGAACTGGACTGCGAGGAAGGACGCCTGGCTCTGCCGCCCGAGCGGGATCAGAACATTATGTTCATGGAGGGCGCGGCTTTTCTGGAAGCCAGCGGTTATCTGCACTACGAAATTTCCAATTTCGCGCGCATGGGCTTCCAGTGCCGTCACAATCTGGGTTACTGGGAGGGGGCGGATTATCTGGGGCTGGGCCCGTCGGCCACCTCCACTATCGCGGGGCGGCGCTGGACCAATCCGGCCGGTCAGCGGGCCTGGGACGCGCGTGCCCGCGAAGGTTCGCTGGGCGCGGAAGTGGAAAACCTGACCCCCACCGTGCGCGTGCTGGAACTGATCATGCTGCGCCTGCGCACCTCGCGGGGCATGCGGCTCAAAGCCTACCGGGAAATGACGGGGCGCGATTTTCTGCGCGATCACCAGCGCCTGATCCAGGCTTTGCACGAAAACGGGCTGATCCGCATCCGCAACGGCTATCTGCGCCTGACCCGCAGCGGCATGCTGGTTTCTAATTCCATTCTTTCCAACCTGTTTGAGCGCACTGAAACCGTGCTGGCGCAGCCCCTGCCGCCCGGCGCGGCCACACGGCTGCCCCCGGCCCAGGCGGGGGGGGACGAAGAACCGGAAGTGCGGGCCGTGGTCTGGCCGTCGGCGTAA
- a CDS encoding leucyl aminopeptidase, which translates to MDIRFQNLGPEQWKAEIMLAPACEGEDILRECPELDKAAPWLAIAPAMRDFKGKDGELVLLHGHPELSVPRVLAVGLGPREKVDAARLRAAIAAAVQRCRGLGLNSILLPEPALSRLPGGRERLVEECVYAAQLALYRFTALKKPQEDEAADPQWLALGFDGQSVPDGEHAAARRGERAAKAVALARDLANMPGNLLYPESLAQRAVELGRELGFTCTVLDETALAEEGMGALLAVGQGSARPPRLVVLEHAPEGHEQDKPLILVGKGITFDSGGISLKPAANMQQMKCDMTGAADVLAAIATLAEEDAPRRVIGLLACAENMPDGRATRPGDVVRSAGGDTVEITNTDAEGRLVLCDALAYAQKQWTPAAMVDIATLTGACAVALGTELAGLFCDDTDLAERIRAAGGVGGENYWRLPLWQPYAEQLKSEVADICHTGPREGGAINAALFLKHFVREGVRWAHLDIAGVDWNAKKSPLCPVGASGFGARTLLELARGGVQ; encoded by the coding sequence ATGGATATACGCTTCCAGAACCTCGGACCCGAGCAGTGGAAAGCCGAGATCATGCTGGCCCCGGCCTGCGAAGGCGAAGACATCTTACGCGAGTGCCCGGAACTGGACAAGGCCGCGCCCTGGCTGGCCATAGCTCCGGCCATGCGCGACTTCAAGGGCAAGGACGGCGAGCTGGTCCTGCTGCATGGTCATCCGGAGCTTTCCGTGCCGCGCGTCCTGGCCGTGGGTCTGGGACCGCGCGAAAAAGTGGATGCCGCCAGACTGCGCGCGGCTATCGCCGCCGCCGTGCAGCGCTGCCGCGGCCTGGGGCTGAATTCCATCCTGCTGCCCGAACCGGCTTTGTCCCGCCTGCCCGGCGGGCGGGAACGCCTGGTGGAGGAATGCGTCTATGCCGCTCAGCTGGCCCTCTACCGTTTTACGGCCCTGAAAAAGCCGCAGGAAGACGAAGCCGCTGATCCGCAATGGCTGGCCCTGGGCTTTGACGGACAATCCGTGCCCGACGGCGAGCACGCGGCGGCCCGCCGGGGCGAGCGCGCGGCCAAGGCCGTGGCTCTGGCGCGGGATCTGGCCAACATGCCGGGCAATCTGCTCTATCCCGAAAGCCTGGCCCAGCGCGCCGTGGAACTGGGCAGGGAACTGGGCTTCACTTGCACGGTGCTGGACGAAACCGCCCTGGCCGAGGAAGGCATGGGCGCGCTGCTGGCCGTGGGCCAGGGGTCGGCCCGTCCGCCCCGCCTGGTCGTGCTGGAGCATGCCCCCGAAGGGCACGAGCAGGACAAGCCGCTGATCCTGGTGGGCAAGGGCATCACCTTTGACTCCGGCGGCATCAGCCTCAAACCGGCGGCCAACATGCAGCAGATGAAGTGCGACATGACCGGCGCGGCCGACGTGCTGGCCGCTATCGCGACCCTGGCCGAAGAGGACGCGCCCCGCCGGGTGATCGGCCTGCTGGCCTGCGCCGAGAACATGCCCGACGGCAGGGCCACGCGTCCGGGCGACGTGGTGCGCTCGGCCGGCGGCGACACGGTGGAAATTACCAATACCGACGCCGAGGGCCGCCTGGTTCTCTGCGACGCCCTTGCCTACGCCCAGAAACAGTGGACCCCGGCGGCCATGGTGGACATCGCCACGCTCACCGGCGCGTGCGCCGTGGCCTTGGGCACGGAACTCGCCGGTCTGTTCTGCGACGATACGGACCTGGCCGAACGCATCCGCGCCGCCGGGGGCGTGGGCGGCGAAAATTACTGGCGGCTGCCGCTCTGGCAGCCTTACGCGGAACAGCTCAAAAGCGAAGTGGCGGATATCTGCCACACCGGGCCGCGCGAAGGCGGGGCCATCAATGCCGCGCTGTTCCTGAAGCATTTCGTGCGCGAAGGCGTGCGCTGGGCACATCTGGACATCGCGGGCGTGGACTGGAACGCCAAGAAATCCCCGCTCTGCCCGGTGGGCGCGTCGGGCTTCGGCGCGCGCACCCTGCTGGAACTGGCCCGCGGAGGCGTGCAATGA
- the cobA gene encoding uroporphyrinogen-III C-methyltransferase, protein MKVYLLGAGPGDPGLLTLKARDILAAADVVVYDALANDSLLGHARPDAELIYVGKVAGNHALPQHEINALLVRKAKEGNMVARLKGGDPYIFGRGGEEAEELLAAGVPFEEVPGISSTIAAPAYAGIPLTHRDFASSVTIITGHENPDKPGSMHNWQALARSASTLVFVMGMKNLPDIARNLLDAGLDPRTPAALIYRGTTPRQRSLVATLRELPQAAVDAHFTNPSVIVVGKVASLHDKLNWFEKKPLLGKSIVVTRAREQASGLARSLAGLGAEVIQCPTIEIRALPDYAELDMAVARLADYGWLIFTSVNGVRHFWHRLEAAGKDSRALGACKVAAIGPATADALHERGIRPDFVPERYVAEGVVEGLLAREGGKLAGTRMLLPRAAKARDVLPVELGKAGAVVDVIPAYETVPAAGRKDEVLARLEEGSLSCVTFGSSSTVENFLNLIPAEKLKAHPETLLAAIGPVTAETLRKHGLGCRIQPGEYTIPALVDAITQHFTRA, encoded by the coding sequence ATGAAAGTCTATCTTCTGGGAGCGGGCCCCGGCGATCCGGGCCTGCTGACCCTCAAGGCCAGGGACATCCTGGCCGCGGCGGACGTGGTGGTCTACGACGCCCTGGCCAACGACAGCCTGCTGGGGCACGCCCGGCCCGACGCCGAACTGATCTACGTGGGCAAGGTGGCGGGCAACCACGCCCTGCCCCAACACGAGATCAACGCCCTGCTGGTGCGCAAGGCCAAAGAGGGCAACATGGTGGCCCGGCTCAAGGGCGGCGACCCCTACATTTTCGGGCGCGGCGGCGAAGAAGCCGAGGAACTGCTGGCCGCGGGCGTGCCCTTTGAGGAAGTGCCGGGCATCAGCAGCACTATCGCGGCCCCGGCCTACGCGGGCATTCCCCTGACCCACCGCGATTTCGCCTCCTCGGTGACCATCATCACCGGCCACGAAAACCCGGACAAGCCCGGCTCGATGCACAACTGGCAGGCCCTGGCCCGAAGCGCCTCCACCCTGGTCTTTGTCATGGGCATGAAGAATCTGCCGGACATCGCCCGCAACCTGCTGGACGCGGGACTGGACCCGCGAACCCCGGCGGCCCTGATCTACCGGGGCACCACGCCGCGCCAGCGCAGCTTGGTCGCCACTCTGCGGGAGCTGCCCCAAGCCGCCGTGGACGCGCATTTCACCAATCCCTCGGTGATCGTGGTGGGCAAGGTAGCAAGCCTGCACGACAAGTTGAACTGGTTTGAGAAAAAGCCCCTGCTGGGCAAAAGTATTGTGGTCACCCGCGCGCGGGAACAGGCCAGCGGTCTGGCCCGCAGTCTGGCTGGGCTCGGGGCTGAGGTCATCCAGTGCCCCACCATTGAAATCCGCGCCCTGCCCGACTATGCAGAGCTGGACATGGCCGTGGCCCGGCTGGCGGACTACGGCTGGCTGATCTTCACCTCGGTGAACGGGGTGCGTCATTTCTGGCACCGGCTGGAAGCCGCGGGCAAAGACAGCCGGGCCCTGGGGGCCTGCAAGGTGGCGGCCATCGGCCCGGCCACGGCGGACGCCCTGCATGAGCGCGGCATCCGGCCCGATTTCGTGCCCGAGCGCTATGTGGCCGAGGGCGTGGTGGAAGGCCTGCTGGCGCGTGAAGGCGGCAAACTGGCGGGCACGCGCATGCTGCTGCCGCGCGCGGCCAAAGCCCGCGACGTGCTGCCCGTGGAACTGGGCAAGGCCGGGGCCGTGGTGGACGTCATCCCGGCCTATGAAACCGTGCCCGCCGCCGGTCGCAAGGACGAGGTGCTGGCGCGCCTGGAAGAGGGCTCGCTGTCCTGCGTGACCTTCGGCTCATCCTCCACGGTGGAAAACTTCCTCAATCTGATCCCGGCGGAAAAGCTCAAGGCCCATCCGGAAACCCTGCTGGCGGCCATCGGGCCGGTGACGGCGGAAACGCTGCGCAAGCACGGGCTGGGCTGCCGGATCCAGCCTGGGGAATATACCATTCCGGCCCTGGTGGACGCCATTACGCAACACTTTACGCGGGCCTGA
- the purN gene encoding phosphoribosylglycinamide formyltransferase, whose protein sequence is MPLKIAILASGSGTNAQAMIDKSADGILDVDIRMILSNRPGAGVLERALKAGLPHLALDHTLFPDRESYDRKLIAVLRESGAELIVLAGYMRLLSSAFLEAFAGRVVNIHPALLPSFPGVHGGADAQAYGVKISGCTVHFVEEKVDSGPVIIQAAVPVNAGEDPDDLMRRIHAMEHRIYPQALQWFAEGRISTRGRQVHLNPAVSPARSAVRPDGPWLVWPPLEEGF, encoded by the coding sequence ATGCCCCTGAAAATCGCCATACTGGCCTCGGGCAGCGGCACCAACGCCCAGGCCATGATCGACAAGTCCGCCGACGGCATTCTGGATGTGGACATCCGCATGATCCTCAGCAACCGGCCGGGCGCCGGCGTGCTGGAGCGCGCCCTCAAGGCCGGACTGCCCCATCTGGCTCTGGACCACACCCTCTTTCCGGACCGGGAGAGCTACGACCGGAAGCTCATCGCCGTGCTGCGGGAAAGCGGCGCGGAACTCATCGTCCTGGCCGGATACATGCGCCTGCTCAGTTCCGCCTTTCTGGAGGCTTTTGCCGGGCGGGTCGTCAACATCCACCCGGCGTTGCTGCCCAGCTTTCCCGGCGTGCACGGCGGGGCCGACGCCCAGGCTTACGGGGTCAAAATTTCCGGCTGCACCGTGCATTTCGTGGAGGAAAAAGTGGACAGCGGCCCGGTGATCATCCAGGCCGCCGTGCCGGTCAACGCCGGGGAAGACCCGGACGACCTGATGCGGCGCATCCATGCCATGGAACACCGCATCTATCCCCAGGCCCTGCAATGGTTCGCCGAGGGCCGCATCAGCACGCGGGGCCGCCAGGTGCACCTGAACCCGGCCGTCTCGCCCGCCCGGTCCGCCGTCCGGCCCGACGGCCCGTGGCTGGTCTGGCCGCCGCTGGAAGAAGGATTCTGA
- a CDS encoding sigma-54 interaction domain-containing protein: MPEEWNSSELLYQSVLDALPEGILYCDANYIVRKVNQCYASLLGGDVKTILGRPLPDLNPLTRAPVVIKNGRPEMGDLCTLPLFGDNYKFVVNRIPVRDSDGAVTGMVSHILFTDPAELRELNRKIDFLAKKLKHYNRSLKSEHNAHYDIGSIIGDSAPMRAVKKLIQSYAADAHPVLILGRTGTGKELTAHALHVRSNRAAGPFVSINCAAIPKELFEAELFGYAPGAFSDARKEGKIGQIELANTGTLFLDEIGDIPLHAQVKLLRVLEEKRITRLGDVSGREVDFRLITATNRDLQDMISQGNFREDLYYRINTLTIRLPPLRARPEDILPLARHILSKIGCPTANFTDEAVRAMEAYAWPGNVRQLFNTLVHATLHQSGERIDARDLPHEVTGGVQIPERHSPPQRHHDLAAWLSAQEAGFLTAALQENQGNVTLTARQLDISRVTLYAKLKKYGIRHSDADTAAIDL, encoded by the coding sequence ATGCCGGAGGAGTGGAACAGTTCCGAACTGCTCTATCAGAGCGTGCTGGATGCCCTGCCCGAGGGCATCCTTTACTGCGACGCCAATTACATCGTCCGCAAAGTCAACCAGTGCTATGCCTCCCTGCTGGGCGGCGACGTCAAAACCATTCTGGGCAGGCCGCTGCCGGACCTGAATCCCCTGACCCGCGCGCCGGTGGTCATCAAAAACGGCCGCCCGGAAATGGGCGATCTCTGTACCCTGCCGCTCTTCGGCGACAACTACAAATTCGTGGTCAACAGAATCCCGGTGCGCGACAGCGACGGCGCGGTCACGGGCATGGTTTCGCATATTCTTTTCACGGATCCGGCGGAACTGCGCGAGCTGAACCGCAAAATCGATTTCCTGGCAAAAAAGCTGAAGCATTACAACCGCAGCCTCAAGTCGGAACACAACGCCCATTACGATATTGGAAGCATCATCGGCGACAGCGCGCCCATGCGGGCGGTGAAAAAACTCATCCAGAGCTATGCCGCCGACGCCCATCCCGTGCTGATTCTGGGCAGGACCGGCACGGGCAAGGAGCTGACGGCACACGCCCTGCACGTGCGCAGCAACCGCGCCGCCGGTCCTTTTGTCAGCATCAACTGCGCGGCCATTCCCAAAGAGCTTTTCGAGGCCGAATTGTTCGGCTATGCGCCGGGCGCCTTTTCCGACGCGCGCAAGGAAGGCAAAATCGGCCAGATCGAACTGGCCAACACGGGCACGCTCTTCCTGGACGAGATCGGCGACATCCCGCTGCACGCCCAGGTCAAGCTGCTGCGCGTGCTGGAGGAAAAACGCATCACCCGCCTGGGAGACGTTTCCGGCCGGGAGGTGGACTTCCGGCTGATCACCGCCACCAACCGCGATTTGCAGGACATGATCAGCCAGGGAAACTTCCGCGAAGACCTCTATTACCGCATCAACACCCTGACCATCCGACTGCCGCCCCTGCGCGCCCGCCCGGAAGACATTCTGCCTCTGGCCCGGCATATTCTCTCCAAGATCGGCTGCCCCACGGCGAACTTCACGGACGAGGCCGTGCGCGCCATGGAGGCCTATGCCTGGCCCGGCAATGTGCGCCAGCTATTCAATACCCTGGTGCACGCCACCCTGCATCAGAGCGGCGAACGCATCGACGCGCGGGATCTGCCCCACGAGGTCACGGGCGGCGTTCAGATTCCCGAACGCCACTCGCCTCCGCAACGCCACCATGATCTCGCCGCCTGGCTGAGCGCGCAGGAGGCGGGCTTTCTGACTGCGGCCCTGCAGGAAAATCAAGGCAACGTCACGCTCACGGCCCGGCAGCTGGACATCTCGCGCGTGACCCTCTACGCCAAGCTGAAAAAATACGGCATCCGGCACTCTGACGCCGACACGGCTGCAATCGATCTGTAA
- a CDS encoding thiamine pyrophosphate-binding protein, with translation MQAANGGEAAARALIDLGVEFVFTLTGGHLNHIHQILEKSPVRLVDTRHEQAATFMADAYARMTGKPGVAMLTAGPGFTNCISPLQQAATNCTPLLVIAGASGTDYRDKMDLQDAPQAAIAAPIVKAAYVCTQTERVAEYVETAFRMTLAGRPGPVFLELPCDVLGKAMPGGECPWHKTVMESRPVDPRGVEKTIALLREAERPIVVAGSGAGYAGAGEELRSFVEKCGIPVFTCNMGRGLVSDLHPLCFGLAGPHRPLAAKKAYAEADLALILGNRISLNHFFGAAYNKKATLIQVDVAGEELGRNRAIDLPVISDVRAFLELTNSRLDALGLSGVGSDGLGRRYADWVEELRAEQQRCAEAMLPMQTSDAVPIHPQRLVHEVDRFMDRDDDVVLADGGDTLTWVHIGRTARTPYRILDHGQYWCIGGGIADAIAARLVYPESRVMLVTGDGSFGFNFMEVTTALRKGLSLVIVVANDQSWGMIRHSQQLRLGYTLDSVTWIGPTPYEKMVEAAGGKGFYVERPQDIRPAIEAAFAANTVACVNVMVDPSVISPASIALGQLGAYKITD, from the coding sequence ATGCAAGCTGCCAATGGAGGCGAAGCCGCCGCCCGCGCCCTGATCGACCTGGGTGTGGAATTTGTGTTCACCCTGACCGGCGGGCATCTCAATCATATCCACCAGATATTGGAAAAGAGCCCGGTCCGCCTGGTGGATACGCGGCACGAACAGGCGGCCACCTTCATGGCCGACGCCTACGCCCGCATGACGGGCAAGCCCGGCGTGGCCATGCTCACCGCCGGGCCGGGCTTCACCAACTGCATTTCGCCCTTGCAGCAGGCGGCCACCAATTGCACGCCGCTGCTGGTCATCGCCGGAGCCTCGGGCACGGACTACCGGGACAAGATGGACCTTCAGGACGCCCCCCAGGCGGCCATTGCCGCGCCTATCGTCAAGGCCGCCTATGTCTGCACCCAGACCGAGCGGGTGGCCGAATATGTGGAAACAGCCTTCCGCATGACCCTGGCCGGCCGGCCCGGCCCGGTTTTTCTGGAACTGCCCTGTGACGTGCTGGGCAAGGCCATGCCGGGCGGGGAGTGCCCCTGGCACAAGACAGTGATGGAGTCCAGGCCCGTGGACCCGCGCGGGGTGGAAAAAACCATCGCCCTGCTGCGCGAGGCTGAACGGCCCATTGTGGTGGCGGGCAGCGGCGCCGGTTACGCCGGGGCCGGAGAGGAACTGCGCTCCTTTGTGGAAAAATGCGGCATCCCGGTCTTTACCTGCAACATGGGGCGCGGCCTTGTTTCGGACCTGCACCCGCTCTGCTTCGGGCTGGCCGGGCCGCACCGCCCGCTGGCGGCCAAGAAAGCGTATGCGGAAGCGGATCTGGCCCTGATCCTGGGAAACCGCATCAGCCTCAACCATTTTTTCGGAGCCGCCTACAATAAAAAGGCCACGCTGATCCAGGTGGACGTGGCCGGAGAGGAACTGGGACGCAACCGGGCCATTGATCTGCCCGTCATCAGCGATGTGCGCGCCTTCCTGGAACTGACCAACAGCCGCCTGGACGCCCTGGGTCTCTCCGGGGTCGGATCGGACGGCCTGGGACGCCGCTACGCGGATTGGGTGGAGGAGCTGCGCGCGGAACAACAGCGCTGCGCCGAAGCCATGCTGCCCATGCAGACCAGCGACGCCGTGCCCATCCATCCTCAGCGTCTGGTCCATGAAGTGGATCGGTTCATGGACCGGGACGACGACGTGGTGCTGGCCGACGGCGGCGATACCCTGACCTGGGTGCATATCGGCCGCACGGCCCGCACGCCGTACAGAATTCTGGACCACGGGCAGTACTGGTGCATCGGCGGCGGCATCGCGGACGCCATTGCGGCCCGGCTGGTCTATCCCGAAAGCCGGGTCATGCTGGTCACCGGCGACGGCTCCTTTGGCTTCAATTTCATGGAAGTGACCACAGCGCTGCGCAAGGGCCTGTCCCTGGTCATCGTGGTAGCCAACGACCAGAGCTGGGGCATGATCCGGCACAGCCAGCAACTGCGCCTGGGCTACACCCTGGACTCCGTGACCTGGATCGGCCCCACGCCCTACGAAAAAATGGTGGAAGCAGCGGGCGGCAAGGGCTTTTACGTGGAACGCCCGCAGGACATCCGCCCGGCCATTGAAGCGGCCTTTGCCGCCAATACCGTGGCCTGCGTCAATGTGATGGTGGACCCCTCGGTCATCAGCCCGGCCAGCATCGCTTTGGGGCAGCTGGGGGCCTACAAGATCACGGACTAA